A stretch of the Gossypium hirsutum isolate 1008001.06 chromosome D07, Gossypium_hirsutum_v2.1, whole genome shotgun sequence genome encodes the following:
- the LOC107961758 gene encoding uncharacterized protein yields the protein MPRIERHKPSKLAKEKVVEFCKRVQARGVVSHPVKRGRTVPPEDSDEFEQLIHRAYFKFVKVLNENPAQRRKYTNKGEVETIKCCVCGSKSEDFVNTLSLAMHAFASQKVGCRVEHMGLHKALCLLMGWDPMAVSKGIWSPKTLPDAEALAMKEDLVVWPPVVILHNGSIGTTNSGDRIVVSIEELEAFLREAGFGWGISKVCRGKPVNQSIMVVIFHGTFSGLQEAERLHKLYAENKHGRDEFQRVNCNSGETQHKLEDVLYGYLGIAGDLDKLDIKTKSHSIVKSKKGIYAIADAHLDTE from the exons ATGCCTAGGATTGAAAGGCATAAACCGAGCAAACTGGcaaaggaaaaggttgttgagtTTTGCAAAAGGGTTCAAGCTCGAGGTGTTGTTTCACATCCTGTGAAACGTGGAAGGACTGTGCCACCTGAGGACTCCGATGAGTTTGAGCAGCTAATACATCGCGCTTATTTTAAATTCGTCAAAGTGTTGAATGAGAACCCAGCTCAAAGAAGGAAATACACAAATAAAGGAGAAGTTGAGACCATAAAATGCTGTGTATGTGGCAG CAAATCCGAAGATTTTGTCAATACTCTAAGCTTAGCGATGCATGCCTTCGCTTCCCAAAAGGTTGGGTGTAGAGTAGAGCACATGGGTTTGCACAAAGCCCTTTGTTTGTTGATGGGATGGGACCCAATGGCAGTTTCTAAAGGTATATGGTCCCCTAAGACACTGCCGGATGCTGAAGCCTTGGCTATGAAGGAAGATCTTGTTGTCTGGCCTCCTGTTGTTATCTTGCATAACGGTTCTATAGGAACTACAAATTCAGGTGATCGAATTGTTGTAAGTATCGAGGAGCTTGAGGCATTTCTCAGGG AGGCGGGGTTTGGTTGGGGGATATCAAAGGTGTGTCGTGGGAAACCGGTAAATCAGAGTATTATGGTAGTTATCTTCCACGGAACCTTTTCAGGGCTACAGGAAGCCGAGAGACTTCATAAGTTGTACGCAGAGAACAAACACGGGAGGGATGAGTTTCAGCGAGTCAATTGCAACAGTGGAGAAACGCAACACAAGTTGGAAGACGTGTTATATGGCTACTTGGGAATAGCTGGCGACTTGGATAAACTCGATATCAAGACAAAAAGTCATTCGATAGTTAAAAGCAAGAAGGGAATCTATGCCATTGCTGATGCTCATCTTGACACTGAATGA